One stretch of Toxoplasma gondii ME49 chromosome XI, whole genome shotgun sequence DNA includes these proteins:
- a CDS encoding protein phosphatase 2C domain-containing protein (encoded by transcript TGME49_310760): protein MLVGKRGADATASLGVGEPQLKRRQVETGNCVVDCGAYRLLASCYGDKGMRKQMEDEHVIVPSLLPFQPALSPAYDFALFAVFDGHGGRQSAAFVKEAFPSELAAQLLLLQQEKENGSSSSVSEEKADATASAASAGGLTDREMKQVIYGACRKVDARIATEIPSCRDGCTAVVALFHGQQVYVACLGDSAAYLARRKDRTLHCIPLTEVHRHWVIEEKERIARMGGTIENGRVNGSLEVTRSFGDISLKRYGVSCVPTVKKFTLDPALDEFVLMGCDGFWNCWTASEALNLASEAWEKEIRSSKVHSRPVDPQNVSKQLVEHVLIDKKSQDNITVLLLKISRK, encoded by the exons ATGCTTGTCGGCAAAAGAGGAGCCGATGCCACGGCGTCTCTGGGGGTCGGAGAACCTCAGTtaaagaggagacaagtaGAAACGGGAAACTGCGTTGTCGACTGCG GCGCCTATCGCCTGCTGGCCTCCTGCTACGGCGACAAAGGAATGAGGAAGCAAATGGAAGACGAGCATGTCATCgtgccttcgcttctcccttttcaaCCTGCTCTCTCGCCAGCCTACGACTTTGC ACTCTTTGCGGTTTTCGATGGACATGGAGGACGTCAGTCTGCTGCATTCGTCAAAGAAGCTTTTCCATCCGAACTTGCTGCGCAgttgctccttcttcagcaggagaaggagaacggcTCGAGCTCTTCAGTTTCTGAGGAAAAAGCGGATGCGACAGCGTCTGCTGCGAGTGCAGGAGGCTTGACAGATCGAGAAATGAAACAA GTGATCTATGGAGCCTGCCGGAAAGTGGATGCGCGCATAGCAACTGAAATCCCCTCCTGCCGTG ATGGGTGCACCGCGGTCGTCGCACTTTTCCACGGCCAACAAGTCTACGTCGCTTGtctcggagacagcgccgCGTATTtggcgcgaagaaaagatcGAACGCTTCACT gcATTCCTCTGACAGAAGTTCATCGTCACTGGGTGatcgaagagaaagagcgaatCGCCCGAATGGGAGGAACGATCGAGAACGGCAGGGTTAACGGTTCTTTGGAAGTAACGAGGTCTTTCGGTGACATTTC ACTGAAGCGGTACGGCGTCTCGTGTGTGCCAACAGTGAAGAAGTTCACTCTCGATCCTGCGCTGGACGAGTTCGTCCTCATGGGATGCGATGGCTTCTGGAACTGCTGGACTGCGTCTGAAGCCCTCAACCTCGCGTCGGAGGCATGGGAGAAG GAAATCCGGTCAAGCAAAGTTCACTCGAGGCCCGTGGACCCGCAGAACGTTAGCAAACAGCTC GTGGAACATGTTCTGATCGATAAGAAATCACAG GACAACATCACGGTGTTGCTCTTGAAAATTTCAAGGAAATAA
- a CDS encoding hypothetical protein (encoded by transcript TGME49_310770~Signal peptide predicted by SignalP 2.0 HMM (probability 0.995) with cleavage site probability 0.499 at residue 28~Predicted trans-membrane domain (TMHMM2.0):8-31), giving the protein MMKQSFSRLAVRSVCTFLLCWTVLPVWTAFLTSPSPGPQQHLLLADALATPHLSISAFSIEPTQSLLLPRSSLAHFPPCEVPRASNPRLLCAIHLNVEQSEVHPRGSRVFFRDRRKEFLTHGGTLNQSLRALVHGQDKRNSHCSLSPGASTAVPSSTGLGRRGSLAFLWRQNTGKQEKLPDLLAFVGEECEYCRRMEPVEKAVEDLLPGTKIHRLEVWHNALNFQLLQELDRDGKCGGLPFYFNIRTLQWICGATTKTNLLAWASHQPCKSHEPPALQAEDLEVLNRRTGMFARLMRRVDKMRHEGEKAMQQTLQEQRRGREREQAEQRRLQGEADRSKRKD; this is encoded by the exons ATGATGAAGCAATCCTTTTCCCGGCTGGCTGTTCGCTCTGTCTGCACGTTCCTATTGTGTTGGACGGTTTTACCAGTGTGGACTGCGTTTCTCACAAGCCCGTCTCCCGGTCCGCAGCAACACCTACTGCTTGCGGATGCTCTAGCCACCCCGCACTTGTCAATTTCTGCGTTCTCCATTGAGCCCACACAATCCCTTCTGTTGCCGCGAAGCTCTCTCGCACATTTTCCACCGTGTGAAGTTCCCCGCGCATCGAACCCGAGACTTCTCTGCGCCATCCATTTAAACGTAGAGCAGTCAGAAGTCCACCCCCGCGGATCAAGGGTCTTCTTTCGGGATCGTAGGAAAGAGTTTTTAACTCACGGAGGAACACTGAACCAGAGTCTCCGAGCCCTTGTTCACGGACAAGACAAGAGAAATTCGCATTGTTCACTCTCCCCTGGAGCGTCCACGGCTGTGCCATCTTCAACAGGACTAGGACGACGAGGATCCCTAGCTTTCTTGTGGCGACAGAACACAGGCAAACAAGAGAAACTTCCTGACCTTCTTGCTTTTGTTGGGGAGGAATGCGAATACTGTAGA AGAATGGAGCCTGTCGAGAAGGCGGTGGAGGATCTCTTACCTGGCACAAAAATCCACAGACTCGAAGTGTGGCACAACGCGCTGAACTTTCAG CTTTTGCAGGAACTGGATCGAGATGGCAAGTGCGGTGGGCTTCCCTTCTACTTCAACATACGGACTCTGCAGTGGATTTGTggagcgacgacgaagacgaatcTCTTGGCATGGGCATCGCACCAACCGTGCAA ATCCCATGAGCCGCCGGCTCTTCAAGCGGAAGACTTGGAGGTTCTCAATCGCCGCACA GGAATGTTTGCCCGTCTGATGAGACGTGTTGACAAAATGCGACatgaaggcgagaaggcaaTGCAGCAGACTCTCCAGGAGCAGCGCCGGGGTCGAGAACGTGAACAGGCCGAACAGCGAAGGCTTCAAGGAGAGGCAGATCGCTCGAAACGAAAGGACTGA
- the GRA4 gene encoding dense granule protein GRA4 (encoded by transcript TGME49_310780~Signal peptide predicted by SignalP 2.0 HMM (probability 0.996) with cleavage site probability 0.558 at residue 24~Predicted trans-membrane domain (TMHMM2.0):4-27) produces the protein MQGTWFSLFVVVMVSHLAFGGECSFGSYLADMAGLTGREDKEHHAAKKRYYHSMYGNKTPYPYADGQQGSPPPQGQLLIIQNPDGSFMIVDQQGVPQAPQAAGGPGSPMNGGYYMPAGVYTAQVVPGTPGHPVQAIPQQPLRTQATATYYHPAAAPPPGPSVFVFTPSSVQPGAEVTPGYSGLQLRQQSQYDYSYPGTTSTPTPPRPASYGYPAFPAFPRLPAFSDSVSVSTEDSGLTVVRDSSSSESTVTPADEAASESEEGDKTSRKSKVKKGVLTGLGVAATLAAAAAAAKAVKGFGGTRTSTAPAEAGKTELDDGYRPPPFNPRPSPYAELLKDLERMRKE, from the coding sequence ATGCAGGGCACTTGGTTTTCTTTATTTGTCGTCGTCATGGTGTCGCATCTTGCGTTTGGAGGTGAGTGCAGCTTTGGTTCTTACCTCGCAGATATGGCGGGCCTCACGGGGCgggaagacaaagaacaCCATGCGGCGAAAAAGAGATACTACCACTCGATGTACGGAAACAAAACTCCGTATCCCTACGCAGACGGACAGCAGGGCTCTCCACCTCCTCAGGGACAGCTACTTATTATCCAAAACCCTGATGGATCTTTCATGATCGTAGACCAACAAGGCGTCCCGCAGGCGCCCCAGGCGGCGGGAGGCCCGGGTTCTCCCATGAATGGCGGTTACTATATGCCTGCAGGTGTCTACACTGCACAAGTCGTTCCAGGAACACCTGGTCACCCCGTACAGGCGATTCCGCAGCAGCCTCTTCGCACACAAGCAACGGCCACCTATTATCACCCGGCAGCAGCTCCTCCTCCCGGTCCTTCAGTTTTTGTCTTCACCCCATCCTCTGTTCAACCGGGTGCGGAGGTGACTCCCGGTTATTCTGGTCTGCAGTTGAGACAACAGTCTCAATACGATTACAGCTATCCAGGTACTACTTCTACTCCCACGCCTCCACGACCAGCGTCGTACGGCTACCCAGCGTTTCCGGCATTTCCACGGCTGCCCGCGTTTTCTGACTCAGTTTCGGTTTCAACTGAAGATAGTGGGCTTACAGTCGTCAGAGACTCGTCATCCTCTGAATCCACGGTCACGCCGGCAGACGAAGCTGCTTCGGAGTccgaagagggagacaagacAAGCAGGAAATCTAAGGTCAAGAAGGGAGTCCTGACGGGGTTAGGGGTAGCAGCAACGCtggcagcagcagcggccgCCGCAAAGGCTGTCAAGGGATTTGGCGGCACCCGCACTTCCACGGCGCCTGCTGAGGCTGGAAAAACGGAGTTGGACGACGGATATCGCCCGCCCCCATTCAACCCGCGACCCTCACCCTACGCCGAGTTATTGAAGGATTTGGAAAGAATGCGCAAAGAGTGA
- a CDS encoding hypothetical protein (encoded by transcript TGME49_310790~Signal peptide predicted by SignalP 2.0 HMM (probability 1.000) with cleavage site probability 0.843 at residue 27) has protein sequence MTRGFAFCLLFLALFGLFSVAPHSIEAGETPEETEAVVAATEQGAAEVDEATDEHEEDDDDDHRADFESLLQMMSKDMHMDLANNNMAGVAKVLKELTDHIDAAHKHDPEAHEHKHPLLKKILTKRTHDKMVTTLQKIYSNVPREEINDQLQAVMSLLEHVKQDPNMSPKQLLEKTAHQLGMPLTPDMYEDMQKHMGWAAKLFQYIAPGGLDEEKAEEL, from the exons ATGACTCGCGGGtttgctttctgtcttctttttctcgccctTTTCGggctcttctccgtcgcacCTCACTCGATCGAAGCGG GAGAAACgcctgaagaaacagaggccgTCGTTGCTGCGACCGAACAGGGGGCCGCGGAAGTGGATGAAGCCACCGAcgaacacgaagaagacgatgacGATGATCATAGAGCCGACTTTGAATCTTTGCTCCAGATGATGAGCAAAGACATGCACATGGATTTGGCGAACAACAATATGGCCGGTGTCGCCAAAGTTCTCAAGGAGCTGACAGACCACATCGACGCCGCTCATA AGCACGACCCGGAAGCCCATGAGCACAAGCATCCGCTTCTGAAGAAGATCTTGACGAAGCGCACCCACGACAAGATGGTGACAACACTGCAGAAAATCTACTCCAATGTGCCGCGAGAGGAGATCAATGATCAGCTCCAAGCTGTCATG TCCCTACTTGAACATGTGAAACAGGACCCGAACATGTCGCCGAAGCAATTGCTGGAGAAGACAGCTCATCAACTGGGGATGCCTCTCACCCCTGACATGTACGAGGACATGCAGAAACACATGGGGTGGGCAGCGAAGCTGTTCCAGTACATCGCTCCCGGAGGGCTagatgaagagaaggcggaggagcTGTAA
- a CDS encoding hypothetical protein (encoded by transcript TGME49_310798), giving the protein MQLRESALRPVVKTAVDPRFSFDSIEKQRILGRIIMNARSNPARSSFVFFRFRENLRHGDITEDAMRETREFFLSAFLIQARTAEWASDCLLKCFRSFGPEIVFFCVLSLLRREEPLGGCGVNLSRKSESGILTLPLLPLHGTNIRFIPLTSLRAERRLLPAFCACTAKGSRPSLPFFRRRRVSCL; this is encoded by the exons ATGCAACTTCGCGAGTCGGCGCTTCGTCCCGTCGTGAAGACAGCGGTCGATCCGCGGTTCTCATTCGACTCTatcgaaaaacagaggatcTTGGGGCGTATTATTATGAACGCTAGAAGTAACCCTGCTCGTtcgtctttcgtttttttccgtttcaGAGAAAACCTGAGACACGGTGATATAACAGAAGACGCAATGCGTGAGACACGGGAGTTTTTCTTGTCTGCCTTTCTTATCCAAGCAAGGACGGCCGAGTGGGCGAGTGATTGCTTGCTGAAGTGTTTCCGGTCCTTCGGACCAGAaatcgtttttttctgtgtgctAAGCCTCTTGAGGCGAGA agaaccGTTGGGAGGCTGCGGAGTGAATCTGTCAAGGAAGAGCGAGTCGGGCATCTTGACGTTGCCTCTGTTGCCGCTTCACGGGACGAACATCCGTTTTATTCCTCTGACGAGTCTCCGAGCGGAGAGACGTCTTCTTCCAGCGTTCTGCGCCTGCACAGCCAAGGGCAGTCGCCCCTCACTGCCCTTCTTCCGTCGGAGGAGAGTCTCTTGCCTCTGA
- a CDS encoding CRAL/TRIO domain-containing protein (encoded by transcript TGME49_310802): MKKQFRPPLSETSARDMLKSDAWKREDAAELVPRDGADELEALLLLAESDNLERESEKEAGKSRGGSRSKKPEKTSSPSRYPTVLEPVLLRVLWLMYRNQSRKFPPPSPPVEICGRRASSRLGSLSTRASFHGSSEGSTEGSAEGRLSSGRASRGASGKRLSFLEGEEETEQETARALHADEKDEKGRFLDSGMTEEEEQEEAEELAKAAAQHVGKMVAFRREMFPLADTDPNLKEDLEKGVLYWCGRGSGMRPLLVLSLQRLDAPLLDLPRFLRLLIFVFEWGLRFLMVPGKVETCLVLLDLREVSLWKLPYACMQTLVQTLTVQYPFRLRKMFVLHNSRLIDGLWSVAKGFLTDVQQAKIATFKVDRDKNSLELTRELGKLVPASQLERKFGGERPDAVRFYPFPIATPEPLPRKTKSGTAEKVLVDKPMPGCWKAADLVTAFGAIWEADCRVPVQWRSSAAAAILRDPLSRRQIHPRRLSSVASSGEAGPAGDSSH; this comes from the exons ATGAAGAAACAGTTTAGGCCGCCGCTTTCGGAGACAAGTGCTCGCGATATGTTGAAGAGCGACGCTTGGAAACGCGAGGACGCAGCCGAGCTAG TCCCTCGCGACGGTGCAGACGAGCTCGAAGCTCTGCTTCTGTTGGCCGAATCCGATaatctggagagagagagcgagaaggaggcaggGAAGAGTCGCGGGGGCTCAAGGAGCAAGAAGCCGGAGAAGACGTCGTCTCCGAGTCGTTACCCCACTGTGCTGGAGCCTGTGCTTCTCCGAGTTTTGTGGCTGATGTATCGGAATCAATCGAGGAAGTTTccgcctccgtctcctcctgtAGAGATCTGTGGGCGTCGAGCTTCTTCGAGGCTGGGAAGTCTGTCGACAAGAGCTTCTTTCCACGGTTCTTCAGAAGGCTCAACAGAGGGGAGCGCTGAGGGACGTCTGTCGAGTGGACGCGCTTCGAGAGGTGCGTCCGGCAAgcgcctctcctttctcgaaggcgaggaagagaccgaGCAAGAGACCGCGCgggcactgcatgcagacgagaaggacgagaagggaCGATTCCTCGACTCGGGAatgacagaggaagaagagcaggaggAAGCTGAGGAGCTGGCGAAGGCAGCTGCCCAACATGTCGGGAAGATGGTGGCGTTTCGTCGAGAGATGTTTCCGCTTGCAGACACAGACCCGAATCTGAAAGAAGACCTCGAGAAAGGTGTGTTGTACTGGTGCGGCCGCGGCTCGGGGATGCGCCCGCTGCTGgttttgtctcttcagcgactcgacgcgcctctcctggacctccctcgctttctccggcTCCTCATCTTCGTATTCGAGTGGGGACTCAGGTTCCTCATGGTCCCGGGCAAAGTCGAAACGTGCCTCGTCTTGCTGGATCTGCGCGAAGTCTCGCTCTGGAAGTTGCcctacgcatgcatgcagacgctggTGCAGACGCTGACGGTTCAGTATCCGTTCCGCCTGCGAAAGATGTTCGTCTTGCACAACTCGCGGCTGATTGACGGTCTCTGGAGCGTCGCCAAGGGATTTCTCACTGATGTGCAGCAAGCAAAGATCGCGACCTTCAAAGTTGACCGAGACAAGAACTCGCTCGAGCTGACGCGCGAACTGGGGAAGCTCGTCCCCGCCTCCCAACTCGAGAGGAAATTCGGCGGAGAACGACCGGATGCAGTCCGCTTCTATCCCTTCCCCATCGCCACTCCAGAACCTCTCCCTCGAAAAACCAAGTCCGGGACCGCCGAAAAG GTACTCGTCGATAAGCCGATGCCGGGATGCTGGAAG GCTGCAGATCTCGTCACTGCCTTCGGGGCTATTTGGGAGGCAGACTGTCGAGTTCCCGTTCAGTGGCGTTCCTCGGCCGCTGCAGCGATTCTTCGAGATCCTCTGTCAAGGAGACAAATCCATCCACGACGTTtgtcttctgtggcttccAGTGGAGAAGCAGGTCCCGCGGGCGACTCTAGTCACTAG